The following proteins are encoded in a genomic region of Leptospira fainei serovar Hurstbridge str. BUT 6:
- a CDS encoding RNA polymerase sigma factor — protein MEQKEFAILIDSTKHIVLSAIKKNLYEEFYDSIDDVAQETYIRAYKSLAANKFRGDSSHSTWLYTIARNESLRMNQKRMRQANLATKLKEKVVQDSILNPRDEMDDSGAELELKDLISNLPWKYKSVLALVSEGYKEQQIAQKLGIPEGTVKSRSFRGKQMLKKLFFPES, from the coding sequence ATGGAACAGAAAGAATTTGCGATCCTAATCGATTCAACTAAGCACATCGTGCTTTCCGCTATTAAAAAGAACTTATACGAGGAGTTTTACGATTCGATCGACGACGTAGCTCAAGAAACGTATATTCGAGCTTATAAGAGTTTGGCCGCCAACAAGTTTAGAGGGGACTCTTCTCATAGCACATGGCTTTATACGATTGCAAGGAATGAATCCCTTCGTATGAACCAAAAGCGGATGCGCCAAGCAAATCTTGCGACGAAACTCAAGGAAAAAGTGGTGCAAGATTCCATTTTGAATCCGAGAGACGAAATGGATGACAGCGGAGCCGAATTGGAACTCAAGGATTTGATTTCAAATCTGCCTTGGAAATATAAATCCGTCTTGGCTCTCGTTTCGGAAGGATATAAGGAGCAACAAATTGCGCAAAAGTTGGGTATTCCCGAAGGAACGGTAAAATCTCGATCCTTTAGAGGAAAGCAAATGCTGAAAAAACTATTTTTCCCGGAAAGCTGA
- a CDS encoding SanA/YdcF family protein — translation MPPFLLTFESHPEKRAFWNGKKRLAAIFILALCFGVPASIDLSIEREYELRTPHAGNYRSLKPATVAIVPGASVYRNAPSPVLKDRLDCALELYRHGKVRKILLSGDNGSSYYNEVKPMLIYVLERNVNQRDVFVDHAGFRTLDTLVRAKEIFQVKDAIFVSQKFHQPRAAFIAKKIGLEFQSYESDRRPYVSGPFSRFREFFARTLAWIDMNLTNTAPKYLGNPFPIDGSGTKTWKGSVL, via the coding sequence ATGCCTCCCTTCCTTTTGACCTTCGAATCTCATCCTGAAAAAAGAGCTTTTTGGAACGGTAAAAAGAGGCTCGCTGCAATCTTTATACTCGCGCTCTGTTTCGGCGTCCCTGCCTCGATCGATCTATCCATTGAACGGGAATACGAACTAAGAACTCCTCATGCGGGAAATTATCGATCTTTAAAACCGGCTACAGTCGCAATCGTCCCGGGCGCTTCCGTTTATAGAAACGCACCGTCCCCTGTATTGAAAGATCGTTTAGATTGCGCTTTGGAGCTATATCGCCATGGGAAGGTTCGAAAAATTCTATTATCGGGAGACAACGGTAGTAGTTACTACAATGAAGTGAAGCCGATGTTGATTTACGTTTTAGAAAGAAATGTAAATCAGCGCGATGTTTTTGTCGACCATGCAGGATTCCGAACACTCGACACATTAGTTCGCGCCAAGGAGATCTTCCAAGTTAAGGATGCGATTTTTGTGAGCCAGAAATTCCACCAGCCTCGGGCGGCGTTCATTGCGAAAAAAATCGGACTAGAATTCCAATCCTATGAATCGGATCGAAGACCGTATGTCAGCGGTCCCTTTAGTCGTTTCAGAGAATTCTTTGCAAGAACACTTGCTTGGATCGATATGAACCTGACAAATACCGCACCCAAATATTTGGGAAACCCTTTCCCGATCGATGGAAGCGGAACGAAAACCTGGAAAGGTTCTGTTCTTTAA
- a CDS encoding glycosyltransferase family 4 protein, whose protein sequence is MGKQGIHQFAAGFNLGDAISNEMSSLRSVFRKLGYSSEIFAENMGPGTATYVRKYKYFRPKGRDILFYHHSIHSNVLDFIQKTKQPKILVYHNVTPPSYFEKYDLKLTYLLRKGREELTQIKDEFSSSFAVSEFNKKELEELGYENVRLLPITYQIPAKPIFFGPRIAELQARGPRFLFVGRISPNKRQDDLIRFAYYYLNTFGDDFQLFLVGFSSKELYLYREELERMLDFYKLRRNVIITDFLTDEGLQKMYRECDLFISMSEHEGFCVPLLEAMVHGIPVMAFDAGAVSETLSGAGVLFKEKKMDFLAELANKIVTDPKLNRAVLDTQEKRIQNFSTVRPESILRPILAEFS, encoded by the coding sequence ATGGGAAAGCAGGGAATTCATCAGTTTGCAGCCGGTTTTAATTTAGGCGACGCCATTTCCAACGAAATGTCCTCCCTTAGATCGGTATTTCGAAAGCTAGGGTATTCTTCCGAAATATTTGCCGAGAACATGGGTCCGGGAACGGCCACTTACGTTAGAAAATATAAATATTTTAGACCGAAAGGAAGAGATATTTTATTTTATCACCACTCGATACATTCGAATGTCTTGGACTTTATTCAAAAAACAAAGCAGCCCAAGATTCTCGTTTATCATAATGTGACGCCTCCGTCCTATTTTGAAAAATATGATTTAAAATTAACCTATCTTCTGCGCAAAGGTAGAGAGGAACTAACGCAAATCAAAGACGAATTTTCATCATCGTTTGCCGTCTCGGAATTTAATAAGAAGGAATTAGAGGAACTCGGTTACGAAAACGTTAGACTTTTACCGATCACTTATCAAATTCCCGCAAAGCCTATCTTCTTCGGGCCAAGAATAGCCGAATTGCAAGCAAGAGGACCTCGATTTCTTTTTGTAGGCAGGATTTCTCCGAATAAAAGACAGGACGACTTAATCCGTTTCGCATACTATTATTTAAATACTTTCGGCGATGATTTTCAACTCTTCTTGGTCGGTTTCAGCTCGAAAGAGCTTTATCTATACAGGGAAGAATTGGAGAGAATGTTAGATTTTTATAAATTACGCAGGAACGTCATTATCACCGATTTTTTAACGGACGAAGGCTTGCAGAAGATGTATCGCGAATGTGATTTGTTCATTTCGATGAGCGAGCATGAGGGATTTTGCGTCCCTTTACTGGAAGCCATGGTTCACGGAATTCCGGTAATGGCTTTCGATGCCGGTGCAGTCAGCGAAACTTTATCCGGCGCCGGAGTCTTATTTAAAGAAAAGAAAATGGATTTTCTCGCCGAATTAGCCAATAAGATAGTGACGGACCCGAAACTAAATAGAGCCGTCCTTGATACTCAAGAAAAAAGAATCCAAAACTTTTCCACAGTCCGTCCTGAATCCATTTTGAGGCCGATCCTTGCAGAATTCTCGTAG
- a CDS encoding LIC_10202 family protein, translating to MEERSPDIIEIKDTSVNVRELMEEIESRLARRPVTKEELEKLSRWKFSPESPEGYREFDAAETAHLFEKGIAPPKFTNPKFRFIRGPLRWIFISLVEFYAFLDKKLSENRTRAFYSVLNELILLRGDHEKLKRKFERFYNEFIELNYSLRREIKPEFLWSSEFLYEEETLEESEKLLLSLISPGNSVLVLNPEWGKFLKHLLKAQIEFRCVTWNANHHNFIKDQVFNSVELLSFDELIPQPPLPSKIVLPSNLCLLPNWVLEKLFRTLAQKAAPGTEFLFRYSNFSNRFASPFQPVLLTQVGESSLREFLRKLGFKNVVETKVGDGFAVLSFRK from the coding sequence ATGGAAGAAAGATCTCCCGATATTATTGAAATCAAAGACACTTCCGTGAATGTCCGGGAGTTGATGGAAGAAATCGAGTCAAGATTGGCCCGACGCCCTGTCACGAAAGAAGAACTTGAAAAACTTTCCCGATGGAAGTTTTCTCCCGAGTCCCCGGAAGGATATCGAGAGTTTGATGCCGCAGAAACCGCGCACTTATTCGAAAAAGGGATTGCCCCTCCCAAATTTACGAACCCCAAATTCCGATTCATTCGAGGTCCGCTTCGATGGATCTTTATCAGCCTCGTAGAATTTTACGCGTTCTTAGATAAGAAACTTTCTGAAAACCGAACTAGAGCTTTTTACAGTGTATTAAACGAATTGATCCTTCTGCGGGGCGATCATGAAAAACTGAAGCGTAAGTTCGAGCGATTCTATAACGAATTTATTGAATTGAACTATTCGCTACGTAGGGAAATTAAACCGGAATTTCTTTGGTCCAGCGAATTTCTTTACGAAGAAGAAACGCTGGAAGAAAGTGAGAAGCTACTACTATCGTTGATCTCACCCGGAAATTCGGTCTTAGTTCTCAATCCTGAATGGGGAAAATTCCTAAAGCATCTACTGAAGGCTCAAATCGAGTTTCGCTGCGTGACCTGGAACGCGAATCATCATAATTTCATAAAAGATCAGGTTTTCAATTCGGTCGAATTGCTTTCCTTCGATGAGCTGATACCTCAACCTCCGCTTCCTTCTAAAATCGTTTTACCGTCGAATCTATGTCTTTTGCCGAATTGGGTTCTAGAAAAATTATTTAGAACCTTAGCCCAAAAGGCCGCCCCAGGTACCGAATTTTTATTTAGATATTCAAATTTTTCGAACCGATTCGCTTCTCCCTTTCAACCCGTTCTTTTAACACAGGTCGGAGAATCTTCTCTCAGAGAGTTTCTTAGAAAATTGGGATTTAAGAACGTCGTGGAAACGAAAGTCGGCGACGGCTTTGCCGTACTTAGTTTTAGAAAATGA
- a CDS encoding glycosyltransferase family 4 protein has protein sequence MKVYQHVTEFRDYDGIGNDMKGISATLDAIQIPSEIVCLSNFSTEDFVIRNFWDENWREYENRNQTHILQYGGPGYPLDEFLALPGKKFIRFQNVTPPIFFKPFVEEDLFHLFSLEFKRSILELHKLSRSVEAFISSSKYSASNLEDLNIMNSKVLPIVRKYQWSGRNDRKKNGYTLGFVGRIAPNKKIEDLLLLVYFLKRINSKYRILICGSVPVIFGKYFSHLKRMAWDLGLGENIQFRMSPTDQEMGRFWDEMDAYISMSEHEGFGIPLVEALSKDLPVFAYSCTSVSETLRGAGFLFRNKDLNSLRKLAEWIHLVLQTEGSGRPLPGEEASVKRREVVEEYNSIPFDRFFKQLLTVRETSSSVH, from the coding sequence ATGAAAGTCTATCAGCATGTCACCGAATTCCGTGATTATGATGGAATCGGAAACGATATGAAAGGAATATCTGCGACTTTAGACGCGATACAAATTCCGTCCGAAATCGTCTGTCTTTCCAATTTTAGCACCGAAGATTTTGTGATCCGAAATTTTTGGGACGAAAATTGGCGGGAATACGAGAATAGAAATCAAACTCATATTCTTCAATACGGCGGACCGGGTTATCCGTTGGACGAATTTTTGGCTTTACCGGGAAAGAAATTCATTCGATTCCAAAACGTGACACCCCCCATTTTCTTTAAACCGTTTGTAGAGGAAGATTTATTTCATCTATTCTCTCTCGAGTTTAAACGTTCGATTTTGGAACTTCATAAACTCAGTCGCTCCGTTGAGGCCTTCATTTCGAGTTCCAAATATAGCGCTTCCAATCTGGAAGATTTGAACATAATGAATTCGAAGGTTTTACCAATCGTCCGCAAATACCAGTGGTCGGGACGAAACGATCGAAAAAAAAACGGTTATACCCTCGGATTCGTGGGAAGAATAGCGCCTAATAAAAAAATCGAAGATCTATTACTGTTAGTGTATTTTCTTAAGCGAATCAATAGTAAATACAGGATTCTAATTTGCGGATCCGTTCCGGTTATATTCGGTAAATATTTCTCTCATTTAAAACGAATGGCCTGGGATTTAGGCTTAGGGGAAAACATTCAATTTAGAATGAGTCCGACCGACCAGGAGATGGGCAGATTTTGGGATGAAATGGACGCTTACATAAGCATGAGCGAGCATGAAGGCTTCGGCATTCCCCTCGTGGAAGCATTAAGCAAAGATCTTCCCGTATTCGCTTATTCCTGCACGTCCGTTTCGGAAACTCTGCGGGGAGCGGGATTTCTTTTTAGGAATAAAGACTTAAACAGTCTTCGAAAACTGGCTGAATGGATTCATCTGGTTTTACAAACGGAAGGCTCAGGAAGACCTTTACCCGGAGAAGAAGCTTCCGTCAAACGTAGGGAAGTCGTGGAGGAGTATAACTCGATTCCTTTTGACCGCTTTTTTAAACAACTGCTGACCGTTAGAGAAACGAGCTCGTCCGTGCACTGA
- a CDS encoding M23 family metallopeptidase, which yields MEKMIKKRIDQVKEKGHQRLTVLLIPHGFDKSFHFQISIFTIFFLVGLLFSIVGIAVLGIVKYNNTRIQINALASVYGKYFDEYIEYSAKLDDIQDDFLTLTENLQEIHSLTDGQAEELLKLPDDSDIDGVAFNELKTEETADKDLMLGRSYLSEIYGYRTVRVSMEKNRALVDSVYDFLDTRYGIMNALPFGEPLTSYNLTSYYGMRRSPTFGYMEFHDGVDLANVPNTPIYSTGDGRVYRAIHSPRGYGNHIVIQHANGYYSLYGHCTRLLVKEGDTVYKGQLIATVGSTGNVTGPHVHYEVWIGESNRTDPMDYMKVGIGQY from the coding sequence ATGGAAAAGATGATTAAAAAGCGCATCGACCAGGTTAAGGAAAAGGGTCACCAGAGGTTAACCGTTCTCCTGATCCCTCACGGATTTGATAAATCTTTCCATTTCCAAATATCCATATTCACCATTTTCTTTTTAGTCGGTCTTTTATTTTCGATCGTAGGTATTGCCGTCCTAGGAATCGTAAAATACAATAATACTCGTATTCAGATCAATGCACTCGCCTCCGTTTACGGAAAGTATTTCGACGAATATATCGAATATAGCGCAAAGCTAGACGATATTCAGGATGATTTCTTAACGTTAACCGAAAATCTTCAAGAAATCCATTCGCTGACCGATGGACAAGCGGAAGAACTACTGAAACTCCCTGATGATTCGGATATCGACGGGGTTGCTTTTAACGAATTGAAGACTGAAGAAACGGCGGATAAAGATTTGATGCTAGGTCGATCGTATCTTTCCGAAATATACGGGTATCGTACCGTTCGAGTCTCTATGGAAAAAAATCGGGCGCTCGTTGATTCGGTTTACGACTTTTTGGATACCCGCTACGGGATCATGAATGCACTCCCGTTCGGAGAGCCGCTGACATCGTATAATCTTACTTCATATTACGGAATGCGACGTTCTCCGACCTTCGGATATATGGAATTTCATGACGGAGTCGATTTGGCAAATGTCCCGAATACTCCTATCTATTCTACCGGGGACGGAAGAGTGTATCGTGCGATTCATTCTCCGAGGGGATACGGAAATCATATCGTAATACAGCATGCGAACGGCTATTATAGTCTATACGGCCATTGCACCCGCCTTCTAGTGAAGGAAGGGGATACGGTTTACAAAGGGCAATTGATTGCAACCGTAGGTTCCACCGGAAATGTTACCGGACCTCATGTCCATTACGAAGTTTGGATAGGGGAATCAAATCGTACGGATCCGATGGATTATATGAAAGTCGGAATCGGTCAATATTAA
- a CDS encoding GDP-mannose 4,6-dehydratase, which produces MKCLVTGAEGFVGTYLVRELLKRSGYDVLGLGVRDQSRDLPFPFRVCDLRDYNNLSNLLRDFVPDLVFHLAGQAFVPRAIEDPYETLEINVGGTLNLLELLRRSNRKVRFLYVSSADVYGNLTSENLPVREETLPKPLNPYSSSKVAAETYCLQYARYNQGLETIVSRPFNHIGVGQNSKFVVPNFCRQILEVANAENTKFPKEILVGDLNPTRDFLHVQDVIEAYILLAERGMTGEIYNICSGTETKISEVLNWMIEFSKVSITPKIDPARIRAAEMLRSVGDNSKLKSLGWKPKIAIKDAVREIFEHIQLSEFS; this is translated from the coding sequence ATGAAATGTCTCGTAACCGGTGCGGAGGGATTTGTAGGGACATATCTGGTCCGCGAACTCCTAAAACGGTCCGGATATGATGTCCTTGGTTTGGGGGTTCGGGATCAAAGCCGGGACCTGCCATTCCCTTTCCGTGTCTGCGACTTGCGGGATTATAATAATCTTTCAAATTTGTTACGGGATTTTGTTCCAGACTTAGTATTTCATCTGGCTGGTCAGGCATTCGTTCCTAGAGCCATCGAAGACCCGTATGAAACGCTGGAAATTAATGTCGGTGGAACTCTTAATCTTCTAGAATTATTGCGACGTTCGAATCGGAAAGTAAGGTTTTTGTACGTGTCTTCCGCCGATGTCTACGGAAATCTTACTTCGGAAAATCTTCCGGTCCGGGAAGAAACCCTACCTAAACCTCTCAATCCGTATTCATCTTCGAAAGTTGCCGCCGAAACATATTGCCTTCAATACGCGAGATATAATCAGGGTCTGGAAACGATCGTATCTAGACCCTTTAATCATATCGGCGTAGGACAAAATTCCAAATTTGTGGTTCCGAATTTTTGCAGACAAATTTTAGAAGTCGCGAACGCGGAAAATACGAAATTTCCGAAAGAAATTTTAGTCGGAGATTTAAATCCTACGAGAGATTTTTTACATGTGCAAGATGTGATAGAAGCGTATATCTTGCTCGCCGAGCGCGGAATGACGGGAGAAATTTATAATATATGCTCCGGTACGGAAACCAAGATATCCGAAGTGCTAAATTGGATGATAGAATTTAGCAAAGTTTCTATTACTCCAAAAATCGATCCGGCAAGAATACGTGCGGCGGAAATGCTTCGCTCTGTAGGAGATAATTCTAAATTAAAATCTCTAGGATGGAAGCCTAAGATTGCGATTAAGGATGCCGTTCGCGAAATTTTCGAACATATTCAATTATCCGAATTTAGTTAG
- a CDS encoding cysteine-rich CWC family protein: MTSKRCAKCSSFFDCRVDSGGCWCETLILNPEVLKDLRDLYSNCLCPICLREYESSQEAP; the protein is encoded by the coding sequence ATGACTAGCAAAAGATGCGCAAAATGTTCCAGTTTCTTTGATTGCCGGGTCGATAGCGGCGGTTGTTGGTGTGAAACTTTGATCCTTAATCCTGAAGTCTTGAAGGACTTACGCGACTTATATTCTAATTGTTTATGCCCTATTTGTTTGAGGGAATATGAGTCTTCTCAGGAAGCACCATAG
- the ligA gene encoding NAD-dependent DNA ligase LigA, with translation MRVLEKEIRHHQYLYYVRNKPIISDFEFDKKFKRLQSLEQTYPKLMDPASPTLTVGSDLDKDFQKFTHKLPVLSLENTYSEEDLLDWIQKTDPNGLYSVEWKIDGASLMLYYENGVLANGVTRGTGGIGDDVTDNIRTIRSIPLRLEENLSVYLRGEVYMTYKDFEEFNESYEGKFANPRNLASGSLKQKNSMEVAKRPLRIFTYDAFFPDTKLKFKTHEEVMKKAEDLKFPLPPDTKLIPGTEVAAAIREFKKKKEKLGFPTDGLVIKLNDLAQRQALGYTSHSPRWARAYKFDSLMKESKIVGIDYAVGRTGKITPRAEIEPINLAGTTVTFATLHNQDYIDELGIGIGATVRVSKRGEIIPAVEEVVVPGKKVFKIPNICPSCGSETNKREDSVDQFCPNPECPDRVKNGIIFFCSRKQMDIEGLGEKQVEFLYDQGYIKDLADLYKLGKHKDKLLEEDGYGEKSVSLILNGIEESKRKDFRFVLSSLGLREIGPKVAELLIEHGYESMDSIIEAANSSSKSESLLEIPGIGPSTVEAIVESFTDKRILKLVDRLKKAGIKMKADPIAKADKQPFAGQTWCVSGSFENFQPREKAIDLVVFYGGKKVGSVSSKTTHLLAGPGAGSKLEKAKELGITVVSEAEFLDLLRQNDIAFS, from the coding sequence ATGCGCGTTTTGGAAAAGGAAATTCGCCATCATCAGTATCTCTATTATGTAAGAAATAAGCCTATTATATCCGATTTTGAATTCGATAAAAAGTTTAAACGATTACAGAGCCTAGAGCAAACATATCCGAAGCTGATGGATCCTGCCAGTCCAACGTTAACGGTCGGCTCGGATCTGGATAAGGATTTTCAGAAATTCACCCATAAGTTACCGGTTCTTTCTCTTGAGAATACGTATAGTGAAGAAGATCTTTTGGATTGGATTCAAAAAACGGATCCGAACGGTCTTTACTCCGTGGAGTGGAAAATAGACGGAGCGTCTTTAATGCTCTATTATGAAAATGGAGTGTTAGCAAACGGAGTGACTCGAGGAACCGGAGGAATCGGAGACGATGTCACGGATAATATCAGGACAATTCGAAGCATTCCGTTGCGATTGGAAGAGAACTTATCCGTATATCTCCGCGGAGAAGTCTATATGACTTATAAGGACTTCGAGGAGTTCAATGAATCCTACGAAGGTAAATTCGCAAATCCTAGAAATCTCGCTTCAGGCTCTCTCAAACAGAAAAATTCAATGGAAGTCGCTAAAAGACCGCTTCGCATTTTCACATACGATGCATTCTTTCCCGATACGAAGTTGAAATTTAAAACCCACGAAGAGGTAATGAAAAAGGCGGAAGACTTGAAGTTTCCGCTCCCTCCCGATACGAAATTAATTCCCGGCACCGAAGTCGCCGCAGCGATTCGCGAGTTCAAAAAGAAAAAGGAAAAATTGGGTTTTCCGACGGACGGCTTGGTGATTAAGTTAAACGATTTGGCGCAAAGACAGGCTTTAGGTTATACGTCTCATTCTCCGCGTTGGGCGAGAGCTTATAAATTCGATTCCCTCATGAAGGAGAGCAAGATCGTGGGCATCGATTATGCCGTAGGTCGAACCGGAAAAATAACGCCGCGCGCGGAAATCGAACCTATCAATCTAGCCGGTACTACTGTGACATTCGCCACTTTGCACAATCAGGATTATATCGATGAACTCGGAATCGGTATCGGCGCTACGGTCAGAGTTTCAAAGCGGGGTGAAATTATTCCAGCCGTAGAGGAAGTAGTCGTACCTGGCAAAAAAGTTTTTAAAATTCCAAATATCTGTCCTTCGTGCGGATCGGAAACGAATAAGCGAGAGGATTCGGTAGATCAATTTTGCCCGAACCCGGAATGTCCGGATAGGGTTAAAAACGGAATCATTTTCTTTTGCTCTCGAAAGCAAATGGATATTGAAGGATTGGGCGAAAAGCAGGTCGAATTTTTATATGACCAAGGTTACATTAAAGATCTTGCAGATTTATATAAACTCGGCAAGCATAAAGATAAGCTTTTAGAGGAAGACGGATACGGAGAAAAAAGCGTAAGCTTGATTCTTAATGGAATAGAGGAATCCAAAAGGAAGGATTTTAGATTCGTACTTTCATCTCTTGGACTTCGCGAAATCGGTCCTAAGGTAGCCGAACTTTTGATAGAGCACGGATATGAATCGATGGACTCGATTATAGAAGCTGCAAATAGTTCGAGTAAGTCGGAATCCTTATTGGAAATACCGGGGATCGGGCCATCCACCGTCGAAGCGATCGTAGAAAGCTTTACGGATAAGAGAATCTTAAAGTTAGTCGATCGGTTAAAAAAAGCCGGGATCAAAATGAAGGCCGACCCGATCGCAAAGGCGGATAAGCAACCGTTTGCGGGTCAAACATGGTGCGTTTCAGGTTCTTTCGAAAACTTCCAGCCTAGAGAAAAGGCGATCGACCTCGTGGTCTTTTACGGAGGCAAAAAGGTCGGATCTGTCTCTTCAAAAACGACACATTTATTGGCGGGCCCCGGAGCAGGATCTAAGTTGGAGAAAGCGAAGGAATTGGGAATCACGGTCGTATCGGAAGCGGAATTCTTGGACCTACTGCGCCAAAACGATATCGCATTTTCTTAA
- a CDS encoding cytochrome P450 encodes MFSLKETNPSRPVPNLPPGTFGFPALRYLPFLSRDTIGFFRMLHTKYGKTVRFGIRKIVIHLITQPEDIKRVLQENSQNYHKGIFYKELGRILGRGLLNSEGEFWKKQRKLIQPSFHRQRISEFVEVMANETDKMLETWKTKSTLDVSKEMMHLTFAIVGRTLFKTEVTSYANRIESALTIALEITTKRIKKLVPPPFHWPTPGNIKLKKAVKEMHSVVEELIEERKKTPSNDIISMLLEVKDEETGERMSETQVRDEAITLLLAGHETTANALSWAFYLLTQNPDAYEKIRQESINVLGDRNPTLDDIQNLTYTRKVLDETLRLYPPAWVIERRSMGWDTLGGYDVPPGTNISICIFNVHRNPDFWEDPDKFDPDRFDEERSKDRPKNAYIPFGGGPRVCIGNIFAITEAVLVLALVAKKFRFRLRTEKPVVLEPLVTLRPKYGIHLDLVST; translated from the coding sequence GTGTTTTCACTAAAAGAAACAAATCCGAGCCGCCCAGTTCCAAACCTTCCACCGGGAACTTTCGGGTTCCCGGCATTAAGATACCTACCGTTTTTAAGTAGAGATACGATCGGATTTTTCCGAATGCTTCATACGAAGTACGGTAAGACTGTCCGATTCGGAATTAGAAAAATCGTAATTCATTTAATTACTCAACCGGAGGACATCAAGCGAGTTCTTCAAGAAAATAGTCAGAATTATCACAAGGGCATTTTTTATAAAGAACTCGGAAGAATTCTAGGGAGAGGTCTCCTGAATAGCGAGGGCGAGTTTTGGAAGAAACAAAGAAAGTTGATCCAACCTTCCTTTCATCGTCAAAGAATCTCCGAGTTCGTGGAAGTTATGGCAAACGAGACGGACAAAATGCTCGAGACTTGGAAAACTAAGTCCACTCTCGACGTTTCGAAGGAGATGATGCATTTAACGTTCGCGATTGTAGGAAGAACTCTTTTTAAAACCGAAGTCACGAGTTATGCAAATCGGATTGAGTCGGCTTTAACGATTGCTCTGGAAATAACGACAAAGCGAATTAAGAAATTGGTTCCACCGCCGTTTCACTGGCCGACTCCGGGAAACATAAAATTGAAAAAAGCTGTGAAAGAAATGCATTCGGTCGTGGAGGAGTTGATTGAGGAAAGAAAGAAAACTCCGTCAAACGATATCATATCTATGTTGCTTGAGGTCAAGGATGAGGAGACCGGCGAGAGAATGAGTGAAACTCAAGTAAGAGACGAAGCTATCACTTTACTTTTAGCCGGGCATGAAACGACTGCGAACGCACTTTCTTGGGCCTTTTATTTACTAACTCAAAATCCTGACGCTTATGAAAAAATAAGACAAGAATCGATAAACGTATTAGGAGATCGTAATCCTACATTGGACGATATTCAAAATCTAACTTATACGAGGAAGGTTTTGGATGAAACTCTTAGATTGTACCCTCCTGCATGGGTGATCGAACGCAGATCGATGGGCTGGGATACGCTAGGCGGGTACGATGTTCCTCCGGGAACGAATATATCGATCTGTATTTTTAACGTGCATCGAAATCCGGATTTTTGGGAAGACCCCGATAAATTCGATCCGGATCGATTTGACGAAGAAAGGTCCAAGGACAGACCTAAAAACGCTTATATTCCTTTCGGCGGAGGTCCTAGGGTATGCATCGGTAATATTTTTGCGATAACAGAGGCAGTGCTTGTGCTGGCCCTTGTCGCCAAAAAATTTCGATTTCGATTGAGAACGGAAAAACCTGTCGTTTTGGAACCTTTAGTCACATTAAGACCTAAATATGGAATTCATCTAGATCTAGTTTCCACTTGA